The region TACCAGACTGCTCCCGAAGACCGGATCCCGTTCGTTCAAAAAACGATCTACGGTCTCGGGGCCTTCGTCAACAACCTCCTCGCGGCCGCCATCGGCGGCATGGTCATCGTGCTGAACCTCGGGCTCGGCATGAACCCGGCCCTGGTCGGACTGGTTGCCGCCCTGCCCCGGCTCACCGACGCCTTCACCGACCCGCTGATGGGCTACATCTCGGACAACACGCGCTCGCGCTGGGGCCGGCGTCGCCCCTACATCTTTTGCGGCGCCATCCTTGCCGGCCTGTTCTTTGCGCTTTTGTGGCAGCTGCCGGCCGGCAAGAGCGAGGTATTCTATTTCTGGTATTTCCTCGCCGGCTCCATTCTTTTCTACCTCGCATACACCATGTTTGCGACGCCCTGGGTGGCGCTCGGCTACGAGCTGACCCCCGACTACCACGAGCGGACCCGCCTGATGGGCACGCAGAACTTCATCGCCCAGCTGGCCTACGTCATTGCTCCCTGGTTCCTGCTGATCATGCAGAGCGAGCGATGGTTCGACAACATGGTCGACGGTGCCGCGGGTCTCGCCATCGTGATCGGCGTGTTCGCCGCCGTTGTGGGGATCCTGCCTGCAGTCTTTCTGCGCGAACGGTTCGCGGCCGATATCGCCAACAGCTGCGGGGACGTGGAACCGCCGAAGGAGACGCTCGCCGTCGCCTTGATGCGCAACCTGAAGTGTTTCCTCAAGGGTTTCGCGACCTCGCTCAAGTTCAAGCCCTTCGTCAAGCTGTGCGTGGCCACGTTCCTGGTCTTCAATGGCTTCATGCTGATCGCGTCATTCCAGTTCTACGTCATCATCTATTACGTCTTCAGCGGCGACACCGTCGCAGGCGCCAAGTACGCCGGCCTCGCCGGTACTATCGGGGCCGTCTCGACTTTCATCGTCATCGTGCTGGTGACCTGGATCGGCACTCATCTCGGCAAGCGCAAGACGTTTTTCCTCGCCATCGGTATCTCGATGGTGGGCTATGCCCTGAAGTGGTTCTGTTACAACCCGGAGATACCATGGCTGGTGGTCGTGCCCGCACCACTGATGGCCTTCGGTCTCGGCGCACTGTTCACCCTTATGCCATCCATGATCGCGGACGTCGTCGACGCCGACGAGCTGGAAACCTACGAGCGCCGGGAAGGCATGTACGGTTCGATCTTCTGGTGGATGGTAAAGCTGGGCATGGCCGCGGCCCTCGCCGGCGGCGGCTTCCTGCTGAATGCCACCGGGTTCGACGTCGAGCTGGGCGGCGCCCAGACCGAGCGCACGATCTACCTGATGCGCCTGTTCGATGCTTTCATTCCCTGTCTTACTTCCGGTATCGCGATCTGGGCGATCTACACGTTCTCGATCACGGAGGAGAAGGCCTACGAGGTGCGCGCGGCCCTGGAATCGCGGCGCGGCACGGCGGGCGATGCAGCTGCGCAACCGGCCTGAGGCAGCTATCGCGCGCGGGGGAAAGAAGGTCAGTCTTGCAGGATCCCGCTCGCCTCGCGGCGTTGCCATGCCTTTTTTTGCGCCCAACTGAACAGCGGGCCGAACAACGCGAGGCCGCAATATAGCCAGACCGACAATTGCACCCATGCGGTAGGCAGCACCCAGGCCAGGATGACGGACAGCGCGGCCACCAGTGCGACGATCAACCATGCGAGGCTCTCAGCCCGGGTATCGAACAATTCCCGCGCCGCCATCCCCAGTCTTTCCTTCTGGCTCGCGGCGTATAGATACAACGCACTGACAAGCATTGACATCAGCCCGAAGCCGGTGCTGTAGATGGTCACCACAACACGGAACTCGAACGCGTTTTCCAGGCGGAATCCGGACGGCAGCCAGCCGCCGGAAACCACGTAGAACGCTGCTCCGAACATGATCTTGAGCGGATAGACGTAGATCATGAGGACGATGATCAGGCCTCCCGTGAGCAGCACGGAAGGCATGTCTTCGAGTCCGTAGCGGTCGCTCCAGGACTGGTGCGCCCGCCAGAACAGCAGCAGGACCGCAAAGCTCGCCACGAACGCCGGCGCGCCCTTGATGGCGTCGATGAGTTCCGGGTAGTTCTGCGGCACCGTGTCGATGGAGATGGCCAGCATCGCAGCGGCAAATGCGAACGCCGCATCGGTAAAGGTTTCGAGACGCGTCATGTGCCGCCCGCGTCGCGGATGGCCATCCTTTCCCACCTCGAATACTTCACTGCTCATCTGGTGATCTCCTTACCCGATCTCGGCATGGCCGGCGCGCCTCAGGTCAGCCACAACCACCAGACGCTGATGCTCGTCACGACCATCAACAACAGGTTGAGCGGCGCCCCGACCTTGGCAAAATCGGTGAACTTGTAGAGCCCGGTGCCGAAAATCATGGTGTTCGTCTGGTAACCGATGGGCGAGAGAAAGCTGGTGGACGCGGCGAACATCACGATCAGCGTGAGCCCGAAGATATCGATGCCGAGGATCTGGCCGAGCGAAATCGCCACCGGCACGAGGATGACCACCGAGGCGTTGTTGCTCACCAGTTCGGTCAATACGGTCGTCACCGCGTAGAGCGCCATCAGCAGCAGGATCGGGTGCCAGCCCCCGGCCTGGGAGGCCAGCAAACCGCCGAGCAGGTCGGCGGCGCCCGACTTGGTCATGGCAATGCCCAGCGGGATGATCCCTGCGAGCAGGAAAATCACGTCCCATGACACGCTGGTGTACATCTCGTCCTTCTTCACGCAGCCGGTCGCCACCATCGCCACCACGCCGAGCAGCGCCGTGACGACGATGGGCAATGGCGTGAGTACCGCTCCTGTCACGACCGCGGTGATGATCCCGCCGGCGAGCCACATCTGTTTCCGGTCGAACTCGTCGTGGCTTTCCTCGATCACGACGACGTCCGTCAGTCGCCGGAGCCGTTCCAGCGCGGTACGGGAGATCTGCAGCAGGGCGATCTCACCGACATACAGCGGTTCGTCGGCCATCCTGTGACCCTTGATCTTCTCCGTCTCCAGGCCGATCAGCCGCGCCTGGTAACGTTCCCAGAAATTCACGGTGCGTGCGCTGCGGCCCTTGAAGATCTGCCGGTTGCGCAACAATACCCGCACCAGCTGGCCGTCGCTGCGGGCCGGCCGGGTCTCGTCCCACTCGGACAGCACCTCGACTTCCCCGGCCTTGATCAGGTCCATCACCTGGCGCAGGTTGGCCCGCACCTGGATCACGTCCTGCGCGCGGATCTTGATCTCGCTGGCGCGTTTCAGGTGAATCGTGTCGCCGCGTATGAGCTTCAGGACCTCGACCCCGGACTTGACGATGAATTCGGTGTCGTCCAGCGGCTCGTCGATGAGCGGGCTGTCCGCCGGGACCCCGAGGTCGATGATGAACGGCTCGTCCTCCTCGCTGCTCAGGCGCACGCGGTCTTTTTTTGGCAGCAGCCAGCGCCCGATGGTGACGAAATACAAAAGCCCCACGCCGAACACGATCAGGCCCAGGTGCGTGAACTCGAACATCCCGATCTGCCGGTTGAAGTTCGGGTCCTCGGCCAGGATTGCTGACGCGAGAATATTGGT is a window of Wenzhouxiangella sp. XN24 DNA encoding:
- a CDS encoding MFS transporter, whose product is MTHYQTAPEDRIPFVQKTIYGLGAFVNNLLAAAIGGMVIVLNLGLGMNPALVGLVAALPRLTDAFTDPLMGYISDNTRSRWGRRRPYIFCGAILAGLFFALLWQLPAGKSEVFYFWYFLAGSILFYLAYTMFATPWVALGYELTPDYHERTRLMGTQNFIAQLAYVIAPWFLLIMQSERWFDNMVDGAAGLAIVIGVFAAVVGILPAVFLRERFAADIANSCGDVEPPKETLAVALMRNLKCFLKGFATSLKFKPFVKLCVATFLVFNGFMLIASFQFYVIIYYVFSGDTVAGAKYAGLAGTIGAVSTFIVIVLVTWIGTHLGKRKTFFLAIGISMVGYALKWFCYNPEIPWLVVVPAPLMAFGLGALFTLMPSMIADVVDADELETYERREGMYGSIFWWMVKLGMAAALAGGGFLLNATGFDVELGGAQTERTIYLMRLFDAFIPCLTSGIAIWAIYTFSITEEKAYEVRAALESRRGTAGDAAAQPA
- a CDS encoding SLC13 family permease, producing the protein MTVEIALVFVIIAAALYLFASEKLPLDVTALLIMIILIAIPKIFHSEWLLERGVDLESAFPSVGEGLSGLSSTATVTVLAMFILSAGIQRSGLVHVLGKQLFPLVGNSELRMMLIIAALVGGVSGFINNTAAVAVAIPLVVDMARRLKMQASRMLIPVSFFGMLGGTLTLIGTSTNILASAILAEDPNFNRQIGMFEFTHLGLIVFGVGLLYFVTIGRWLLPKKDRVRLSSEEDEPFIIDLGVPADSPLIDEPLDDTEFIVKSGVEVLKLIRGDTIHLKRASEIKIRAQDVIQVRANLRQVMDLIKAGEVEVLSEWDETRPARSDGQLVRVLLRNRQIFKGRSARTVNFWERYQARLIGLETEKIKGHRMADEPLYVGEIALLQISRTALERLRRLTDVVVIEESHDEFDRKQMWLAGGIITAVVTGAVLTPLPIVVTALLGVVAMVATGCVKKDEMYTSVSWDVIFLLAGIIPLGIAMTKSGAADLLGGLLASQAGGWHPILLLMALYAVTTVLTELVSNNASVVILVPVAISLGQILGIDIFGLTLIVMFAASTSFLSPIGYQTNTMIFGTGLYKFTDFAKVGAPLNLLLMVVTSISVWWLWLT
- a CDS encoding TMEM175 family protein — translated: MSSEVFEVGKDGHPRRGRHMTRLETFTDAAFAFAAAMLAISIDTVPQNYPELIDAIKGAPAFVASFAVLLLFWRAHQSWSDRYGLEDMPSVLLTGGLIIVLMIYVYPLKIMFGAAFYVVSGGWLPSGFRLENAFEFRVVVTIYSTGFGLMSMLVSALYLYAASQKERLGMAARELFDTRAESLAWLIVALVAALSVILAWVLPTAWVQLSVWLYCGLALFGPLFSWAQKKAWQRREASGILQD